One window from the genome of Anaerococcus sp. Marseille-Q7828 encodes:
- a CDS encoding DJ-1 family glyoxalase III, whose translation MDKFIVFLADGFEDVEGLTVIDYLRRAGVDVDTVSVMDDLTVTTKSNIKISADKHISDINIDDYLGLYVPGGTKGAETLRHDNRVIDIIKEFDQKNKVIAAICAGPIVLNRAGVLADKKATSFPSMKEDIDNVGAYIDDQIVVTDGNITTSRGAATTVYLAMRLVEILKGKKAVEELKKGTQQEAVEAYYDISYDYINNN comes from the coding sequence ATGGATAAATTTATTGTTTTTCTTGCTGATGGTTTTGAAGATGTGGAAGGACTAACAGTCATCGACTACTTACGCAGGGCAGGCGTTGATGTCGACACTGTTTCTGTGATGGATGATCTAACGGTTACCACAAAATCTAATATAAAAATAAGCGCTGATAAGCACATTTCTGATATCAATATAGATGATTACCTAGGTTTATATGTACCAGGTGGCACAAAGGGTGCAGAAACCTTGCGTCATGACAATCGTGTAATTGATATTATCAAAGAATTTGATCAAAAGAACAAAGTAATAGCTGCAATATGTGCTGGTCCTATAGTTTTAAATCGTGCAGGAGTTTTGGCAGATAAAAAAGCAACATCTTTTCCAAGTATGAAGGAAGATATTGATAATGTTGGGGCTTATATTGATGATCAAATAGTAGTGACTGATGGCAATATTACAACTAGTAGGGGTGCGGCAACTACAGTATATCTAGCTATGAGACTAGTTGAGATTTTAAAAGGCAAAAAAGCTGTAGAAGAACTAAAAAAGGGCACCCAACAAGAAGCTGTGGAAGCTTATTATGATATAAGCTATGATTATATTAACAATAATTAG
- a CDS encoding Glu/Leu/Phe/Val dehydrogenase dimerization domain-containing protein, whose product MANIFEKMQEHDFEQLIFMNDVQTGLRAVTCIHNTVLGPAIGGMRIWEYDSEEDAIEDAMRLARGMTYKNAACGIWAGGAKTVVMVDKEHPKSEAMLRSLGRYIDSLEGRYITAEDVGSSEEDMDFVYQETNYVLGTTMKPGTSGNPSPSTARGVYMSMKASAKEKYGDDLLKDKKILIQGFGHVGSEIAKFLKEEGADVSVCDINQELIEKAKKEGFAIVDPDKMWDWQGDIYCPCALGATVNDQTIDLMKFNIICGSANNQLKEERHGQMLKDKGILYAPDFIVNAGGVIHCHDELYGGFNRERANKKIDKIGDQILKVFEISKNEDIPTNVAANRLAERRIEDIEKTKGIFEKESKSSIKR is encoded by the coding sequence ATGGCAAATATATTTGAAAAAATGCAAGAGCATGATTTTGAACAACTAATATTCATGAATGACGTACAAACAGGCTTGCGTGCAGTTACCTGCATACACAACACAGTTCTAGGTCCAGCTATTGGTGGAATGAGAATTTGGGAATACGACTCAGAAGAGGATGCCATTGAAGATGCCATGAGACTAGCTCGTGGCATGACCTACAAAAATGCCGCTTGTGGTATTTGGGCAGGTGGTGCCAAAACAGTTGTAATGGTGGATAAGGAACATCCAAAATCAGAAGCTATGCTCAGATCTCTTGGTCGATATATAGATTCTCTTGAAGGCAGATATATCACAGCTGAAGACGTAGGATCAAGCGAAGAAGATATGGACTTTGTATACCAGGAAACAAACTATGTACTTGGAACAACAATGAAGCCAGGCACTAGTGGCAACCCATCACCATCCACAGCCCGTGGAGTATATATGTCTATGAAGGCTTCAGCCAAAGAAAAATACGGCGATGACTTACTAAAAGATAAGAAAATACTAATCCAAGGTTTTGGCCATGTAGGTAGCGAAATAGCTAAATTTTTGAAAGAAGAAGGCGCTGATGTATCCGTATGCGACATCAACCAAGAACTGATTGAAAAGGCTAAAAAAGAAGGATTTGCTATAGTCGATCCTGACAAAATGTGGGATTGGCAAGGGGATATATATTGTCCGTGTGCCCTTGGTGCCACAGTAAATGATCAAACAATCGATTTGATGAAATTTAACATAATATGTGGTTCTGCCAACAATCAACTTAAAGAAGAACGCCATGGTCAAATGTTAAAAGATAAGGGTATTCTCTATGCTCCAGACTTCATAGTAAACGCAGGTGGAGTAATTCATTGCCACGATGAACTATACGGGGGTTTTAATAGAGAAAGAGCCAACAAGAAAATAGACAAAATTGGCGATCAAATCCTAAAAGTATTTGAAATTTCCAAAAATGAAGATATTCCTACAAATGTAGCTGCAAATAGACTTGCAGAAAGAAGGATAGAAGACATAGAAAAAACAAAGGGAATATTCGAAAAAGAATCTAAATCTTCTATAAAAAGATAG
- a CDS encoding DUF2922 domain-containing protein: MTSRKLKLYFKDDLANAKSFTIDYPKEEYANEEVKTAMDKIVNSKVLVTKNGPIAAKTKAQIETVNKEDIDIA; this comes from the coding sequence ATGACAAGTAGAAAATTAAAATTATATTTCAAAGACGACCTAGCAAATGCCAAATCTTTTACAATAGATTATCCAAAGGAAGAATACGCAAATGAAGAAGTGAAAACTGCCATGGATAAGATTGTAAATTCAAAAGTACTAGTGACCAAAAACGGTCCAATTGCTGCAAAAACTAAGGCGCAAATCGAAACAGTCAATAAAGAAGATATAGATATAGCCTAG
- a CDS encoding 2-oxoacid:acceptor oxidoreductase family protein, protein MQRRILCAGFGGQGVLAMGQMITYAGMVEGKEVSWYPSYGPEMRGGSANCSVVISDDPVGAPNVDIATDMIVMNQPSFDKFKDKVSEGGNLFINTSLIDTKGYENDKINIYEVPVSGKAQELGNIKMANMVMLGSFLEVTNLLKLDSIIEAFTKVFGDKKKHLIPANQKALDEGMNLIKNNETGNNNQKDQYRKTPKSFALAANKEFEAKFKYDESIFDDPITTARYALEFEQNAIDYYKSLNEKLDGDYKAIFESIAIQEEEHVSYIKDLLASLEEGSDNLEQNYDAYQTTAIFEDSKADDFEGELIISALKNALYIEYNELDFYKKASERVEEEKSKKLYTELIKWEKMHFDQFDEHTKLHQEQWWADQSYSAF, encoded by the coding sequence ATGCAAAGACGTATTTTATGTGCAGGATTTGGTGGTCAAGGTGTACTTGCAATGGGTCAAATGATAACCTATGCAGGTATGGTAGAAGGCAAGGAAGTTTCTTGGTATCCATCCTATGGTCCAGAAATGAGAGGTGGCTCAGCAAACTGTTCTGTAGTAATATCAGATGATCCAGTTGGAGCTCCAAACGTTGATATTGCTACTGATATGATAGTTATGAACCAACCTTCTTTTGACAAATTTAAAGATAAGGTATCAGAAGGTGGCAATCTATTTATCAACACTTCACTAATTGATACAAAAGGTTATGAAAACGACAAAATCAATATCTACGAAGTTCCTGTAAGTGGTAAAGCCCAAGAACTTGGCAATATAAAAATGGCAAATATGGTAATGCTTGGTTCTTTTCTTGAAGTTACCAACTTACTAAAACTAGATTCAATCATCGAAGCTTTCACAAAAGTTTTTGGAGATAAGAAAAAACACTTGATTCCAGCAAACCAAAAGGCCCTAGATGAAGGAATGAATTTAATTAAAAATAATGAAACTGGCAATAATAATCAAAAAGATCAATATAGAAAAACACCAAAATCATTTGCCCTTGCTGCAAACAAGGAGTTTGAAGCAAAGTTTAAATATGATGAGTCTATATTCGATGATCCAATCACAACTGCAAGATATGCATTGGAATTTGAACAAAATGCTATTGATTATTACAAATCACTTAACGAAAAACTAGATGGAGATTACAAGGCAATATTTGAATCTATAGCTATCCAAGAAGAAGAGCATGTAAGCTATATTAAAGACTTGCTAGCTTCTTTAGAAGAAGGCAGTGATAATCTAGAACAAAATTATGATGCTTACCAAACAACAGCTATATTTGAAGACTCAAAGGCTGATGACTTTGAAGGTGAACTAATAATATCTGCCCTTAAGAATGCTTTGTATATAGAATATAACGAACTAGATTTTTACAAGAAAGCAAGTGAAAGAGTAGAAGAAGAAAAATCAAAGAAATTGTATACTGAGTTGATTAAATGGGAAAAAATGCACTTTGATCAATTTGACGAACACACAAAATTACACCAAGAACAATGGTGGGCTGACCAATCATATTCAGCTTTTTAA
- a CDS encoding NAD(P)-dependent oxidoreductase: MEQLNKIFILGGAGFLGYHTVKEAVNRGYSVKTVDIVELPENLKFKEEDKVEFIITNFFNLSDQEIIAMLKDCDGFVYAGGVDERIVPEKPARKFFYEKNVLPTQRLARLAKEAGVKNFVVFGSYTAEFGENNAELREYNYHKEPYVETRLLQEKLAMYGGEGSMNVSVLRLPYIFGTMEGKIPLWSMFVDMLRGQDFMPVTSGGAATVTADQVGQAAISALENGQHRRTYPLATGYISYEDFYKKIVEELGQEEKTKLQVMSFEELEEAYKEDQELTDKKGVEHGIRQVNMLRANSMEFRLPTDVAFDELRVREEDTEAVLKETLAWANTQK, translated from the coding sequence ATGGAACAATTAAATAAGATTTTTATCCTAGGTGGAGCTGGATTTCTGGGCTACCATACCGTCAAAGAAGCAGTAAACAGAGGCTATAGCGTAAAAACAGTTGATATAGTTGAACTTCCAGAGAATTTGAAATTTAAAGAAGAAGATAAGGTTGAATTTATCATCACAAACTTTTTCAATCTTTCTGATCAAGAAATCATTGCCATGTTAAAAGATTGTGATGGTTTTGTTTATGCTGGTGGCGTCGATGAGAGGATAGTACCTGAAAAACCAGCTCGTAAGTTTTTCTACGAAAAAAACGTCTTGCCAACTCAAAGACTTGCCCGTCTTGCTAAAGAAGCTGGAGTCAAAAACTTCGTTGTATTTGGTTCCTATACAGCTGAGTTTGGCGAAAATAATGCAGAACTTCGCGAGTACAACTACCACAAGGAACCTTATGTAGAAACAAGACTTCTACAAGAAAAGCTTGCCATGTATGGTGGCGAAGGATCAATGAATGTTTCTGTCCTAAGACTGCCATATATATTTGGAACAATGGAAGGCAAGATTCCTCTATGGTCAATGTTTGTCGATATGCTCCGTGGCCAAGACTTTATGCCTGTAACTTCTGGTGGAGCTGCAACAGTTACAGCTGACCAAGTAGGACAAGCTGCCATATCTGCCCTAGAAAATGGCCAACATAGGAGGACCTATCCACTTGCAACGGGATATATTTCATATGAAGACTTCTACAAAAAGATTGTAGAAGAACTAGGTCAAGAAGAGAAAACAAAGCTTCAAGTTATGAGCTTTGAAGAATTGGAAGAAGCCTACAAAGAAGATCAAGAACTTACAGATAAAAAGGGCGTCGAACACGGCATTCGCCAAGTAAATATGCTAAGGGCAAACTCTATGGAATTTAGACTACCAACAGACGTGGCTTTTGATGAACTTAGGGTAAGAGAAGAAGACACAGAAGCAGTACTAAAGGAAACATTGGCCTGGGCTAATACACAAAAATAG
- a CDS encoding thiamine pyrophosphate-dependent enzyme, giving the protein MTEVKEKVVYEKSTALTDTPLHFCPGCTHGIVHKLVAECLVELGVDGKTVGVAPVGCAAPSTAYWNFDMTLADHGRAPALATGIKRVEPDKFVFTYQGDGDLASIGTNEIVHAAHRGENISVIFINNAIYGMTGGQMAPTTLVGQVTTTSPKGRYEAWSGKPIKVSEMLATIDGAKFVERVAVNSPAGIRKAKAAIKKCFEYQIEGKGFGIVEVLSTCSTNWGMTPVEAMKWVDDNMIPYYPLGRIKE; this is encoded by the coding sequence ATGACTGAAGTAAAAGAAAAAGTGGTTTATGAAAAATCAACTGCATTAACAGATACACCCCTTCACTTTTGCCCAGGATGTACACACGGCATAGTTCACAAACTAGTAGCTGAATGCCTTGTAGAACTTGGTGTTGATGGTAAAACTGTTGGTGTTGCTCCAGTAGGTTGTGCAGCTCCATCTACAGCATATTGGAATTTCGATATGACTCTAGCAGATCATGGTAGAGCACCAGCGCTTGCTACAGGCATCAAGAGAGTAGAACCAGATAAATTTGTATTTACATACCAAGGTGATGGAGACCTAGCATCAATCGGTACCAACGAAATAGTCCATGCAGCTCACAGGGGCGAAAATATATCAGTAATATTTATCAACAACGCTATATACGGTATGACTGGTGGACAAATGGCACCTACAACACTAGTAGGCCAAGTTACAACAACATCTCCAAAAGGCCGTTATGAAGCTTGGTCAGGTAAACCTATAAAAGTTTCAGAAATGCTTGCTACAATCGACGGAGCAAAATTTGTAGAAAGAGTTGCAGTAAACTCTCCAGCAGGAATTAGAAAAGCAAAGGCAGCCATAAAAAAATGCTTTGAATATCAAATAGAAGGCAAGGGATTTGGAATAGTTGAAGTACTTTCAACATGTTCTACCAACTGGGGTATGACACCAGTAGAAGCCATGAAATGGGTTGATGACAACATGATCCCTTACTATCCATTAGGAAGAATAAAGGAGTAA